A genomic segment from Sparus aurata chromosome 10, fSpaAur1.1, whole genome shotgun sequence encodes:
- the LOC115590054 gene encoding protein TsetseEP-like, protein MSKVQILRSLVKQRLTAAAEEICALFERTIAEYEEELCRSTEQNQRHRNLLDSALTPQLRLHRADVQQLLFGQKKVSPEQQEWSSSLDQQDPEPPHIKDEQEELWTNQEEADITEFTFTLVPVKHEDDDEEKPQSSQLHQRQTEQMETEADGQDCGGPEPARTSVPDRHLQSGTEDRTEDSPEPQAIDSPEPETEDSPEPEAEDSPEPQAEVNDAFWSETK, encoded by the exons atgtctaaagtccagattctgagatcgttggtgaagcagcgactgactgcggctgctgaggagatatgtgcgctgtttgaaaggacgatagcagagtacgaggaggaactgtgtcggtccacagagcagaaccagcgacACCGGAACCTACTGGACTCTGCTTTAACGCCTCAGCTTCGGTTACACAGAGCAG atgtccagcagctgttgtttggtcagaaGAAGGTTTCTCCcgagcagcaggagtggagctccagtctggaccagcaggacccagagcccccacacattaaagatgaacaggaggaactgtggactaatcaggaggaagctgatatcactgagttcacattcactcttgttCCCGTGAagcatgaagatgatgatgaagagaaacctcagtcctcgcagcttcatcaaagacaaactgaacagatggaaacagaagctgacggacaggactgtggtggaccagaaccagccaggaCCTCAGTTCCAGATAGACATTTACAATCAGGGACTGAAGACAGGAcagaagactctcctgaacctcaaGCTatagactctcctgaacctgagactgaagactctcctgaacctgaggctgaggactctcctgaacctcaggctgaagtTAATGATGCTTTTTGGAGTGAGACCAAATAA